One genomic region from Streptomyces sp. Li-HN-5-11 encodes:
- a CDS encoding carbohydrate-binding module family 20 domain-containing protein, whose translation MTPHRPPGALRRTASAAAAGALALAGALALPASPAQADTTAKGDVIANLWEWNWDSIASECTDVLGPAGYGAVQVAPPAESLKQAASYWWDVYQPYSYDLNSRFGSQAEFAAMISACHKAGVKVYTDAVVNHTAAQTGTGYNGTTITSKYDTPEWDRADYHDASDCPTSDLTIQDYSNLTQVQNCELLGLPDLRTGSDHVRTGIAGYLDSQLALGVDGFRIDAAKHIPEADLAAIESKLTNTTSGTAPYVFQEVYPGATPQPSDYYSTGDVLDFTYASRLKSAFQGNVGDLSSIGSSGILPAANAVSFVTNHDTERNGLDLSYKDGDTYKLANLFQLAYKGATPTVYASWEWTQSDQAPPNSSGFVTNTDCSGGAWYCLDRDTAVVGMVAWHNAVDTAAVSDWQTKSSSVIGFGRSGKGFFALNNGTSPATYTFTTGMADGTYTNVVDGGRTTVTVSGGSASITLPAKGAVAFYNSSYTCTVGCGDAGGGSGDTVNATFDEYASTPSGTNVYVVGSLAALGGWDPSKAVELTSSGYPVWSGEVSVPVNTSFEFKYVKKDASGKVTWESNANRSAATTTSALSLNNSWNLANADATDVTFHETATTGLGTNVYVVGSVPSLGSWNTADAIPLSSASYPTWSRLVIVPKSTAFEYKFLKKDASGNVTWESGANRSYTTGGSSGYSTNDTWK comes from the coding sequence ATGACCCCACACCGACCGCCGGGTGCCCTCCGGCGCACGGCGAGCGCCGCGGCCGCGGGCGCCCTCGCCCTGGCCGGCGCGCTCGCCCTGCCGGCCTCCCCCGCACAGGCGGACACGACCGCCAAGGGCGACGTCATCGCCAACCTGTGGGAGTGGAACTGGGACTCGATCGCCTCGGAGTGCACCGACGTGCTGGGCCCGGCCGGCTACGGCGCCGTCCAGGTGGCGCCCCCGGCCGAGTCCCTCAAGCAGGCCGCCTCTTACTGGTGGGACGTCTACCAGCCCTACTCCTACGACCTGAACAGCCGCTTCGGCTCACAGGCCGAGTTCGCCGCGATGATCAGCGCGTGCCACAAGGCGGGTGTGAAGGTCTACACGGACGCGGTGGTCAACCACACGGCCGCGCAGACCGGCACCGGCTACAACGGCACGACGATCACCAGCAAGTACGACACCCCCGAGTGGGACCGCGCGGACTACCACGACGCGTCCGACTGCCCCACCTCCGACCTGACCATCCAGGACTACTCCAACCTCACCCAGGTCCAGAACTGCGAGCTGCTCGGCCTTCCCGACCTCAGGACCGGCTCGGACCACGTCCGCACCGGCATCGCCGGCTACCTCGACTCACAGCTGGCCCTCGGCGTCGACGGCTTCCGGATCGACGCGGCCAAGCACATCCCCGAGGCCGACCTGGCGGCGATCGAGTCCAAGCTGACGAACACGACGTCCGGGACGGCGCCGTACGTCTTCCAGGAGGTGTACCCGGGCGCGACCCCGCAGCCGTCGGACTACTACTCCACCGGTGACGTCCTGGACTTCACCTACGCGAGCAGGCTGAAGTCGGCGTTCCAGGGCAACGTCGGCGACCTGTCCTCGATCGGAAGCAGCGGCATCCTGCCGGCGGCGAACGCGGTCTCCTTCGTCACGAACCACGACACCGAGCGCAACGGCCTCGACCTCTCCTACAAGGACGGCGACACCTACAAGCTGGCCAACCTCTTCCAGCTCGCCTACAAGGGGGCGACGCCGACGGTGTACGCCAGTTGGGAGTGGACCCAGAGCGACCAGGCCCCGCCCAACTCCTCGGGTTTCGTCACGAACACCGACTGCTCCGGCGGCGCGTGGTACTGCCTGGACCGCGACACCGCGGTGGTCGGCATGGTGGCCTGGCACAACGCGGTGGACACGGCGGCCGTCTCCGACTGGCAGACCAAGTCGTCGTCCGTGATCGGCTTCGGACGCAGCGGCAAGGGCTTCTTCGCGCTGAACAACGGGACCTCGCCGGCGACCTACACCTTCACCACCGGCATGGCGGACGGCACGTACACGAACGTCGTCGACGGCGGCAGGACGACGGTGACCGTCTCCGGCGGCAGCGCGTCGATCACCCTCCCCGCCAAGGGCGCGGTCGCCTTCTACAACTCCTCGTACACCTGCACGGTGGGCTGCGGGGACGCGGGCGGCGGCTCGGGCGACACGGTGAACGCGACCTTCGACGAGTACGCGTCGACACCGTCCGGCACGAACGTGTACGTGGTGGGCTCCCTCGCCGCCCTGGGCGGCTGGGACCCGTCGAAGGCCGTCGAACTGACGTCGTCCGGCTACCCCGTCTGGTCGGGGGAGGTGAGCGTCCCGGTGAACACGTCCTTCGAGTTCAAGTACGTCAAGAAGGACGCGTCGGGCAAGGTGACCTGGGAGTCGAACGCCAACAGGAGCGCGGCCACGACCACGTCGGCGCTCTCCCTGAACAACTCCTGGAACCTGGCGAACGCCGACGCCACCGACGTCACCTTCCACGAGACCGCGACGACCGGCCTCGGCACGAACGTCTACGTCGTCGGTTCCGTCCCCTCCCTCGGATCCTGGAACACGGCCGACGCGATCCCGCTGTCGTCGGCGTCGTACCCGACGTGGAGCAGGCTGGTGATCGTGCCGAAGAGCACCGCGTTCGAGTACAAGTTCCTCAAGAAGGACGCCTCCGGGAACGTCACCTGGGAGTCGGGCGCGAACCGCTCGTACACGACGGGCGGTTCGTCGGGCTACAGCACGAACGACACGTGGAAGTGA